One genomic segment of Myxocyprinus asiaticus isolate MX2 ecotype Aquarium Trade chromosome 14, UBuf_Myxa_2, whole genome shotgun sequence includes these proteins:
- the nprl3 gene encoding GATOR complex protein NPRL3 isoform X1: protein MYKLWSADLNADPKLMWKQSESSLQQNGEKTSPISVILVSSGSRGNKLLFRYPFQRVTENTSSATSKQRSPYVLNASGDSTEDQDGDSREQTPLTDEQLVAGFSDIILATILATKSDMCGKKFELKIDNVRFVGHPTLLQPPHTIQVSKTDPSPKRELPTMILFSVVFALRANADASVINCMHNLSRRIAIALQHEERRCQYLTREAKLMLAVQDEVTTMTETDGTPQSPFRQILPKCKLARDLKEAYDSLCTTGVVRLHINNWLEVSFCLPHKIHLVGGKHIPPDALERSLKAIRPYHALLLLEDEKALLAQLPLDCSPALVRLIKTCSAIKNLQQLAQDADLALLQVFQIAAHLVYWGKAIIIYPLCENNVYMLSPHANICIYSPLAEQFALQFPGHDLPSMLAKFSLPVSLSEFRNPLDAPVHEAQLIQMVVWMLQHRLLIQLHTYVCLLVPPIEEEPGLREEEPPIVTRVTGRSLSTPSALSFGSPTSSDDMTLTSPSMDNSSAELQTGGDSPLNKRMTETLLASLTEHERQAILRVPAAQNPEDLRLFARLLHYFRGHHHLEEIMYNENMRRSQLKTLFDKFRSVLVITNHEDPIISLFQSPPE from the exons ATGTACAAACTGTGGTCTGCAGATTTAAATGCAGATCCTAAGCTGATGTGGAAACAGTCAGAATCAAGCTTGCAAcaaaatggagaaaaaacaaGTCCCATAAGCGTTATACTAGTTAGTTCTGGCAGCCGAGGAAATAAATTGCTTTTCAGATACCCGTTCCAGAGGGTTACTGAAAATACTTCATCAGCAACGT CAAAACAGCGGAGCCCGTATGTGCTGAATGCCTCAGGTGATTCTACAGAGGACCAGGATGGAGATTCAAG AGAACAAACTCCACTTACTGATGAACAGTTGGTAGCAGG GTTTTCTGATATTATTCTCGCCACCATCTTGGCCACCAAGTCTGATATGTGCGGCAAGAAGTTTGAGCTAAAAATTGACAATGTTCGATTCGTCGGGCACCCAACCTTACTGCAGCCTCCACATACTATTCAG GTTTCCAAAACCGATCCCTCCCCCAAAAGAGAGCTGCCCACCATGATCCTGTTTAGTGTTGTTTTTGCATTAAgg GCCAATGCAGATGCTTCAGTCATCAACTGTATGCATAACCTGTCTCGCCGAATTGCCATAGCCCTGCAGCATGAGGAGCGCAGATGTCAGTACCTCACCAGAGAGGCCAAGCTCATGCTGGCAGTGCAGGATGAGGTCACCACCATGACTGAGA CGGATGGTACTCCACAGTCCCCTTTTCGCCAGATCCTTCCCAAGTGTAAATTAGCAAGAGACCTGAAAGAGGCCTATGACAG CCTCTGCACAACCGGAGTTGTGCGGCTTCACATTAACAACTGGCTGGAGGTCAGTTTCTGCCTGCCACATAAAATCCACCTTGTTGGAGGGAAACACATCCCGCCAGATGCTCTTGAGCGCAGCCTAAAAGCCATTCG GCCGTATCATGCACTGCTGCTGCTGGAAGATGAGAAGGCCTTGCTGGCTCAGCTCCCCCTGGACTGCTCTCCTGCTCTAGTGCGTCTCATCAAAACCTGCTCTGCCATCAAGAACCTGCAACAGTTGGCTCAAGACGCTGACCTGGCTCTCCTTCAG GTTTTCCAGATAGCTGCACATTTGGTGTACTGGGGTAAAGCCATCATTATCTATCCTCTCTGTGAGAACAACGTGTATATGCTCTCTCCCCATGCAAACATCTGCAT CTACTCCCCTCTGGCTGAGCAGTTTGCCCTTCAATTTCCAGGTCATGACCTGCCCTCCATGTTAGCCAAGTTCTCACTTCCTGTATCTCTGTCTGAATTCAGGAACCCATTGGATGCCCCTGTACATGAG GCTCAGCTGATTCAGATGGTGGTGTGGATGCTCCAGCACCGACTTCTAATTCAACTCCATACATACGTTTGTCTGCTGGTTCCGCCTATTGAGGAGGAGCCTGGTCTACGGGAGGAAGAGCCACCCATAGTCACACGCGTTACAGGCCGAAGTCTGAGCACACCCAGTGCCCTGAGTTTTGGTTCTCCCA caAGTAGCGATGACATGACTCTGACGAGTCCCAGTATGGATAACTCAAGTGCTGAGCTGCAGACTGGAGGAGACTCTCCTCTCAATAAGAGGATGACAGAAACTCTGCTGGCCAGCCTGACTGAACATGAGCGGCAGGCCATCCTCCGTGTCCCAGCTGCACAGAACCCAGAAGACCTGCGCTTGTTTGCTAG
- the nprl3 gene encoding GATOR complex protein NPRL3 isoform X2, giving the protein MYKLWSADLNADPKLMWKQSESSLQQNGEKTSPISVILVSSGSRGNKLLFRYPFQRVTENTSSATSKQRSPYVLNASGDSTEDQDGDSRFSDIILATILATKSDMCGKKFELKIDNVRFVGHPTLLQPPHTIQVSKTDPSPKRELPTMILFSVVFALRANADASVINCMHNLSRRIAIALQHEERRCQYLTREAKLMLAVQDEVTTMTETDGTPQSPFRQILPKCKLARDLKEAYDSLCTTGVVRLHINNWLEVSFCLPHKIHLVGGKHIPPDALERSLKAIRPYHALLLLEDEKALLAQLPLDCSPALVRLIKTCSAIKNLQQLAQDADLALLQVFQIAAHLVYWGKAIIIYPLCENNVYMLSPHANICIYSPLAEQFALQFPGHDLPSMLAKFSLPVSLSEFRNPLDAPVHEAQLIQMVVWMLQHRLLIQLHTYVCLLVPPIEEEPGLREEEPPIVTRVTGRSLSTPSALSFGSPTSSDDMTLTSPSMDNSSAELQTGGDSPLNKRMTETLLASLTEHERQAILRVPAAQNPEDLRLFARLLHYFRGHHHLEEIMYNENMRRSQLKTLFDKFRSVLVITNHEDPIISLFQSPPE; this is encoded by the exons ATGTACAAACTGTGGTCTGCAGATTTAAATGCAGATCCTAAGCTGATGTGGAAACAGTCAGAATCAAGCTTGCAAcaaaatggagaaaaaacaaGTCCCATAAGCGTTATACTAGTTAGTTCTGGCAGCCGAGGAAATAAATTGCTTTTCAGATACCCGTTCCAGAGGGTTACTGAAAATACTTCATCAGCAACGT CAAAACAGCGGAGCCCGTATGTGCTGAATGCCTCAGGTGATTCTACAGAGGACCAGGATGGAGATTCAAG GTTTTCTGATATTATTCTCGCCACCATCTTGGCCACCAAGTCTGATATGTGCGGCAAGAAGTTTGAGCTAAAAATTGACAATGTTCGATTCGTCGGGCACCCAACCTTACTGCAGCCTCCACATACTATTCAG GTTTCCAAAACCGATCCCTCCCCCAAAAGAGAGCTGCCCACCATGATCCTGTTTAGTGTTGTTTTTGCATTAAgg GCCAATGCAGATGCTTCAGTCATCAACTGTATGCATAACCTGTCTCGCCGAATTGCCATAGCCCTGCAGCATGAGGAGCGCAGATGTCAGTACCTCACCAGAGAGGCCAAGCTCATGCTGGCAGTGCAGGATGAGGTCACCACCATGACTGAGA CGGATGGTACTCCACAGTCCCCTTTTCGCCAGATCCTTCCCAAGTGTAAATTAGCAAGAGACCTGAAAGAGGCCTATGACAG CCTCTGCACAACCGGAGTTGTGCGGCTTCACATTAACAACTGGCTGGAGGTCAGTTTCTGCCTGCCACATAAAATCCACCTTGTTGGAGGGAAACACATCCCGCCAGATGCTCTTGAGCGCAGCCTAAAAGCCATTCG GCCGTATCATGCACTGCTGCTGCTGGAAGATGAGAAGGCCTTGCTGGCTCAGCTCCCCCTGGACTGCTCTCCTGCTCTAGTGCGTCTCATCAAAACCTGCTCTGCCATCAAGAACCTGCAACAGTTGGCTCAAGACGCTGACCTGGCTCTCCTTCAG GTTTTCCAGATAGCTGCACATTTGGTGTACTGGGGTAAAGCCATCATTATCTATCCTCTCTGTGAGAACAACGTGTATATGCTCTCTCCCCATGCAAACATCTGCAT CTACTCCCCTCTGGCTGAGCAGTTTGCCCTTCAATTTCCAGGTCATGACCTGCCCTCCATGTTAGCCAAGTTCTCACTTCCTGTATCTCTGTCTGAATTCAGGAACCCATTGGATGCCCCTGTACATGAG GCTCAGCTGATTCAGATGGTGGTGTGGATGCTCCAGCACCGACTTCTAATTCAACTCCATACATACGTTTGTCTGCTGGTTCCGCCTATTGAGGAGGAGCCTGGTCTACGGGAGGAAGAGCCACCCATAGTCACACGCGTTACAGGCCGAAGTCTGAGCACACCCAGTGCCCTGAGTTTTGGTTCTCCCA caAGTAGCGATGACATGACTCTGACGAGTCCCAGTATGGATAACTCAAGTGCTGAGCTGCAGACTGGAGGAGACTCTCCTCTCAATAAGAGGATGACAGAAACTCTGCTGGCCAGCCTGACTGAACATGAGCGGCAGGCCATCCTCCGTGTCCCAGCTGCACAGAACCCAGAAGACCTGCGCTTGTTTGCTAG